The DNA segment cggaactgtCTATCTGCAATGAGTATTGAGTTatgattttccaaaaatgagtgaaatttcaagaaaaaatcaattttgatgaattttagtttttgaacaacaatattttccgattgtaaccatttagatgtataattcaaaatccctctgggcgtaattttgtgctttacaatctgagaacaggtagagcgctctatctcatatagatttccaggtacacctgtcaacaatgctccttgtattgtgaaaaacagaTAACttccagcttcaaccatcatcacaaacTAAATTGTCCACACAGTGATATTTCGCATACAATATATAAGTTCATGAAATGATGTTCTATGAGAAGAATCACCCGTTGGATGCacttatttcagtatttcccaGTGGAGAGGCACGCACAAGGACacttcaaggatcaaaatttcaaacacttataacttttgacacaatgctcggatctcatcgtactacacttcatcttCTCCgcttgtcaaggcggttcaaaatcatgcatcataacatCATAAGTCagattcggtcgaaaaatggaaaatttattgttaattgtaCCTACTTAATATTCCAATAATgctcaatttctttattcaaagctatgtatctcggtaacccgaaataATGATCTAGTGATGATTTAgtggaataatttatttattttggttCTCAACTTATCtcaattctaaattcctagtttatatatattttggactcaaaattggacaaaacttggcctgaagtgataaacataacctgaTTTTTGgtcaatttctatccaaatttgggaaggAAACAGTTTGGGTTAACccgttgttcctttcccaatcattcatagttgagaatcatattgtatctatcaatgtttaaataaataaatattgtaatattttcatcaaatttttatatttatcaacAAGACCGATTTGACTGATTGATATTTGAACCAGCTACATTAACTTTGGGATTAAGAAAGTATTTTAATGTTGTTTCAacttattataatgataataggATACTCAAAGTTTTAGTGTGCGTTTTGTGCTTAAATTTTTGTTTCTTATCCTATActtgaacgagcaatttctgtttatatgtttagatgtttgtattttatCCGGATCTCAAAAAACTGCTAttacgattctcacaaaattcagaacatagtagtgtataatataaaattagattgcactaggtctcatcccaggggaaactagctgaaggacattaaaggataatttatcatccttggaaaaacggctaataataattatttcgtcgtctgttgatgatggaagtgagtgagcgagttcatgtgtgcgAGACTGTGTTGTCAAAATTAAGACTCAactgttgaaattttgtaatcattcaatcaggtacttagtgccggttgcaaaaaagccgggttatttccaattctgattaattccagtagatccatctttttgaaatggtcttctctgatttggttcacgtgaaattgatcaggattaaaatttaaccggctttgtgcaaccggatGTTTGTGAGGGatatttttgcattcctctgggaattaatctcaatttactgtgattagatagaacatttctatatgaaactatgaatgttattataatttcttctttcgtaattaattttttatgcttttgtactccagagcgaagctcggtccccgatattagtaGGTTATGTTGAGAAAATACGAAATATATCACCATATATTAcctataattttaaatattgaataaaggtGATTGATGGATAAAAAAACCCACTACCAACCCTGGTAAATTCGACATATTTGTGCTAGGTTTCAAATCATCAGTGGTCTAGTTATGACATGAATGAGCATCACATGAGCCAGCAACACCatatttactaatattattaataataatactgagggtgatgccgaGATAAGCAAATGAGGAGAGAAAGAACATTAATGGTATTTTTCATGAGTGAGTTTTCCTCTTAGTATATTCAAACTATCCTTTCGTGAGAATGCTTCATTGCAGACTAAACATTTATAGGGTTTTTCTCCTGAATGAATTCTCTCATGTATGTTTAAATTTGACTTTTGAGCGAATGCTTTAAAGCAGACTGGACATTTGTGTAGTCTCTCACCTGAATGAGTCAGCTTATGCCTAAAAAAAGTTCCCCTTTGAGCGAAATCTTTATGGCAGATTAAACATTTATAGGGTCTTTCACCTGAATGAGTTCTCACATGTTCATCCAAGATTTTCTTCTGAGTGAACCCTTCATGGCAGATTGAACATATATGGGGTCGTTCACCTGAATGGGACCTCTCATGTAAATTCAAATGTGACTTCTGAGCGAACTCTTTAGGACAGATTGCACACTTATACTTATGGCGTTTTTCTCCCAAATGGCTTCTCTCATGTACATTCAAATGTCCTCTCTGAGAGAATACTTTTTCGCAGACTGAACATTTAAAGGGTTTTTCGCCTGAATGGGTTCTCTCATGATCATTCAAGATTGTCTTCCTAGTAAACCCTTTATGGCAGATTGAACATATATAGGGTCTTTCACCTGAATGGGTTCTCTCATGTATAACCAAATTTGACTTATGCGCAAACTCTTTATGGCAGATTGAACACTTataaggtttttctccagtatgggatcgaaaatgtatcttcaaatgTACATTATGGGAAAATTCTTTATTGCGAACTGGACATCTGAAAGGACTTCCATCCCTGCAAACATCTATGTGCTCTTCTAGCAATGGATCATtaaattcatcatcatcattatcataatcttctccttctcgtatttctttttcctcttccactttatcttcttcgttttcttcttctgcttcttctatGTAGTCGCAAGTAATTTCACACTCTTCATCTTTTATTAtcaactcttcttcttctcgtatttctttttcatcttccacTTTAACTTCTACGTTTCCTTCTTCTTGTGACATGTCCCAAACAATGTCAAACTCTTCATCTTTGATTATCAACTCTTGATGAAACAgttcatcatcataatcttctTTTACACTCACAACATCTTCTTTAGAAGTCTCAAGATTCTCATCTCCTATTGGATCATGTGATTCTCCAATGACAGCACTCTCTTCCATTGCCCTTGCACTGTTCTCATCTCCCTCACCTTCTGTCTCCTCTTCATAGTCACCCTCTTCCTCCTctataaaatattcttctttCACAATCACTTCTTCAAACGCATGGACAAATGCTTCTCTTTCTAATTCTTTTTCCTTCACTGTCACAAGTTCTTGTTCAATTGGTTGTTCAACATTACAATTTTCAGGAGATTCTTCATTCACCAATGTCACTCCTCCTTGTTGACTTGTTTCAGCACTGTTCCCCATCCATTCTGGTTTCTCTTCACTTTCTCCATCTTTGTTCAAGTTACCAGCATCCATCCTCTTCTCTCCAGCTGGATAATCTGGAATCACAGAAAGTCATATCCAATCAAATAAAAGGTTCTAAAGATGGATGAAATAAatagaacaatatgaaaacttgtagtaccctttattatctaaaatatttgaattgttgAAATGTTATAAtccttatatatataaaagcgaaatggcactcactgactgactgactgactgactcactcactcactcactcgcagaactaaaaatctaccggaccaaaaacgtttaaaTTCGGTAGGTATGTTctgttggccctttagaggcgcactaagaacggtattggaaaaatttccaaagataagCCAAAAATCtacgtttttccagcgttttctcagctttatcgagaacaaatgaatagaaaatgttcaaatttagtacagaagctcagctagggtgtaataatgttgtgttaggaggaatttgcaataacgtcaaagatacgcctaaaattagcgttttccaacgttttttgctttttctcagatttatcgagaacaaatgaacagaaattgttcaaatttagtacagaagctaagctagggtgtaataatgttgtgttagaaggaatttgaaataacgccaaagataagcccaaaattagcgtttttttgcgttttctcagttctttcatcaagtaatagacagaaaatgttcaaatttggtacagaggtttagctagggtctaaaaattttgtgatgatgtgactgtaatatttcatcaaagatacgccccaaatcaacttttttctcagcttttctcacctttttcaataattgatgaaaaaaaatataaaaaaaaaatcagtacacaggtttagctgaggtggaaggattttgttcgccaaagatacgccgatatagtgtATAAAACAGGTGTTTTTACCAGCGTTTCTCTAAAATgctggcgagcgaagcgagcccgctgatctcatttttggtcgaaccagtcgggggtccagcgGGCGGAGCCCcatggctagacggatatggcgagcgaagcgagcctgatggctagtatttcaaataataaagggtactacaagttttcatattgttcttattaatttgtaaataagtagcccattcaagtggAGTGTTTTTATAAGATggatgaattatttcaaactgctggaatacaataataataattcaaatatctAATTAACAATATTTGATTAGAACTAACAAggatttctgctactgcaaattgGGGAGTCCGATGGTAGCAAGCATTCAAAAGGCACACCAgtgtttaaggctgtgcaaaggctaaaaataaactttctactggtgatatttttcatagattttcaatttgtatatcatcaagctatcaaaatgaaaaagttttctcaggaaaaaatttttttcctatcaaaatgaaatagttttctcaggaaaacattttttcccgatattaatttttgagatatgagcgcctaaagttcaaatttttgggacagaacatttcaaattcggtaagaaataaatccatgagaataagtggataaattcttcatggtattgatgattcaataaaacaaaaatttcctgaaaatataaatttttgatgaagttattcaatttaccaaatataactttttttgagttatttttggtcatttttagtaaattgaataactttctcaaaaaataatattctcaaaacatttttgtttcattgaatcAACAATACTGTGAAGAATTTagcctctgaatctcatggatttatctcttaccgaatttgaaatgttctgtcccaaaaatttgaactttaggcgctcatatctcgaaaagcaatgatcgaaaaaaatgtttttctgagaaaacttttttattttgatagcttgacaaatcaaaaaacttgaaaaatatcacgggtagaaagtttatttttagcctttgcacagccttaatgtcAAGTCGGGCCTAGGCCACAAACTCAAGTTCTGTCGTAAATTTGTCAAATTCTTTAAATAAGGATGATAAGGATGACTGGATTCAGAGATTCCCAGTCTGGGCTCAGGTTTATGGACAGTTTCATCCAAAAAATTTCCCCCTGGTATTTAGTTCTTTGATAGATATTGCAGTAAAGAATTCTACGTCTTTAGATTTCATTTGATACTTGAATGCATTATTAAATAACAGGTAACTGAAGAGCACACAAATTTGTCTACCATCTCTGTCAGTAGTCTTAAACTGAACTGGCATCCTCTCGTTTTGCTTGAACTTTTAgactactttcacacactttcggttcggttcgtttcgttttcggcaaattccgatgagtgtgaaacgatgattcggtttgaattcggtaccaaatagcaaccgcatagcaccgaacgccccctcgacacgaataggtctcatcatattcgaattcgttgctagggaaacaggaagaaacaaagtcttttacacatgCTTGcctttcttgtttttattttaacctgatatcgtgattatctgtttcaatattttccaagtcaaaatcatatggtaaattcatttctgttagttcaggaacattttttctcaatgaatagtttgctaaaaaaatatgaaagatataaattgaaactcagggagaattttgtttttcatttttccacgaatattacacgatttcatcaatggagagaagagatgaagtttatataccatgttcaaaacaaggaacaaattttcaatttaaaaaaataatctctctgaacatccaaaattaacataatcaaaaagaaactattcaaataattcacaatttttaattaactttataattttgttgttcagGAAATACggtaacatcttacaatttaaaaccagctgttatatttaaatataccagcatgaactgtgaaaatttAAACActgctgtgtttgagaagaaaataactaataagaaccgtacgaattagaacctgacatgtatgaaagcctcattcgttttctgtaacgaaccgaaccggaCCGAGCCAAAttcgtgtgaagctagcctaataaagcttttttcaaatgtaaaagctttgtatatttattcatttattcaatcatttcagaattatacaacttacagaaaagtaccacaagctaacttacgcccaaaacggttccaattctaatttatattgtttgttaTATTGTAATTCTCCTCTCTATccattttatattgaaatttcttattaaaataatgtataatatgaaCACCTTCTAATTGAGAAGAGAACTTTCATCAAAAATTACTGAACCAAGGTAAACAAAAACCACAGAATCACTGTTgagtagtatcatagagaaaaaatagcataagttgatatcccatggtatagggcgtttatgtcgcaacttttactcaTCTTATCTCATTCCGATTATTGTgtattactgtcgatttttactgttttaacCGGATGAGAatgtataaacggcacaatggcccatatgaataaaaccagagcaaatgctcatgagcaagagcatgaagcataaggttttgctcataaGAATGACatggcggaaggtgtggctcgttcatcaattgggctagtcagtcgggtcgagcgaggggtttgttaccactgtctgaaaaaatggcttttggtggccctgaaaagggccagtttgttgctggtggccctgaaaagggaccaagattgttgctggtgccctaaaagggaccaaggcaggctagatgtttagtagtcgtcgactggcgcgataccacgccgcgcgagggtcccgggcaggtccgtctggtgcgagagcaggccggcaggggctcaagtcaatggttcgcagtctccactctggtttacccgggctacggagagggctgaccgagtgatctactagccagaggtcgtgccgaatctccgccgggaggacctcctcgaccacttcctcgtttagaaggggccttcggtcaaaccccgggcaggcagggtcgtaggcttccgctgcacactccgatgtcggttcggcacccaacccgcgcgccagttgttaggtggggcgctaagtcttggggcgcagctggcgcggcggtgtacagcctcagcctctcctccacccggcgaagccgacgtagggccctcctcttctggattcggcggccggctcggttcctcctaggcatcggctgggtagtagacaaggaagacacctcagttgcggttagtctcgccgtggttccctcattggcctgctcgctgctctgctcctggtctcggtagtggtctcggctggtagtggtctctggtagtggtctcggctggtggtctcttctggctcttcagtggaaggctgctagtgagcaagtgctatcgagggtagctgagtagcccccttttattcacagtccccgagttcacctgcgctgctattggccggcggtgctcggccaatagaaacgcaggaacgggtggcggcgactgaggcgcaccctggtggcgggtgggtcaccactcatttggttgatgcgtggcgtggggagcagagcagagcggcaggctgaaaggtagcgaacgcgagggaggtatcatTCCCCCCCCCCCGTTTGAGGTAGCCACGgcgagaatttattgattgcaaaAACAGAtacatgtttacaaaatatacaaaagtgccattgggcgataattttacagaagtgagaccagaagggtctcccccaacaggtgggttgtggtcaataattacagaaatagaccagaagggtctcccccaacaggtgggttATTATTCCAAGAGATGTGCTGGTCGGTGGTTGGAGCCGGGCGTAGTTGAGTCTCGTACACCTCGATGTCTCGTTGTCACGGGTGATCCAGTAGACAGCTCCTTGGTTGTGGGCGACCGTATATGGTCCCTTCCATCTGGGTGCTAGGCCCGCGTGGAATTTCTGAGCCTTGTTTGAGAGTTGATGATTCCGTGTGAGCACCTGGTCGCCGATCTGGTAACGAGGCTGTGTCTCGGCTATCGGGGCCCCTCGTCCTATTGAGATAATTTTCTTGGTTCAACATGGCTTCACGTTGGATTGCGGTTAGCGTGTGTAGACGCTGGTTAATATGGCTTTGTGCGGTTCGAGTTGATTTTCGGGCCAGTGGCTCCATTCCCCGGCCGTGGAAGGGTTTGGCCAAACAGGATTTGACTGGGGCTGTATCTTGTTGCCGTGTTCTGTCGATTTCGCAGGGTGAATAGCACGGATGGTAGTTGGTTCTCCCATTCTTGGTGTTGTTCTTGTAGGCGGATCCATATCCCTTCTTGAGTTCCTGGTTCCTTCTCTCGGTAGGGTTGGCTCGGGGTGATAAATTGGCGTGGTGTAGTGTAAGACTCCCCATTTGAGGCAGAGTTCATTCCATAGTTTCCCCGTAAACTGAGTGCCATTGTCGGAGAGTAGGATTTTGGGTATCCCCATCTGGGAAACAGGTGCATATCCATCGTGCGGCCAGTCGTGTTGGCGTCGCCGTGAGGCAGCGGGTAGGCTTCTATCCACCTGGAGAAAGAATCAGTGATGACCAATATGAATCGATTTCTTCGCTTGGAGAGTGGGTAGGGGCCCATCAGATCGAGACATACGGTTTCCCATGATCTAGTAGACCGTCGCGGTTGTTGCGTAGGTTTGTGATTCCAGTTGTACGCTTTTGAGCAGCTACACAGCAGGCAATTTTGTACGTACACGGTTATCTGCGCCTTCATACGGGGCCAAGTGTAGTATGTAGCGATGTTCGGTAGGTTTCGGGTAGCCTGGATGTCCCATTAGATCATCGTCGTGATAGCGGAACAGTAGCGGGTGCAAAAGTTGGGCGGTATGACTATTCGCCAACCGTCGCGTGTCTTCTTCTCCAGAGTCGGTTGTGTAGGCGGTTACTGGTGAGGAATACTTGATCAGTTCCGGTTGATCCTCCAACGGTCAGGGTTCGATCTCCATCCATCGTTGCACCTGCGCGTTGATTGGTCATCTGTGGCCTGTGCTTTCGAATCTTTCTAACAGTTCAGTTTCGGTTGCCATGCTTGCTAGCGTAGCGGGTTCACTGGTGACTGGCAGGATGTCGGGAGGCATGGTTCGTTCTAGTTGTTGACTGGTCTCCTCAACTTTTCGTCTGTCGGGTTGCCGTGACAGTGCGTCGGCGAACTGATTCTTTACCCGGGCCAGTGTTCTAGGGTGAAGTCAAATTCTTGTAGGAGCAGGGCCCATCGAGTGAGTTTGGCGCGGCTGTCCTTTGCAGTTGTAACCAGGTAATCACCTTATTGTCGGTACGGAGTATGAATGGCCTGCCTTCCAGGTAAGGGCGATATCGCTTTATTGCCAGACAACCGCAAGGCACTCTGTTCGTTACTGTGATACTGTTGTTCCGTGTGGTTCAGCTTGGCACTGGCGTATGCGATCACCTTATGGTCATTGTTGATTTCTTGGTATAGGACAGCCCCTATACCGACCTTGCTGGCGTCTGTCTGTAGGATGAAGGTCTTGGAGAAATCTGGTCGACAGAGTGGTGGATGTTGGCGGTCAATGCTTGTAGGCGGCGGAAAGCTGTCTCTTCTGTTGGTGACCATTTCCATCGCGTCTTCGTACTAAGTAGCTCAGACAGAGGCGCACAAACGTCAGCGGCGT comes from the Nilaparvata lugens isolate BPH chromosome 1, ASM1435652v1, whole genome shotgun sequence genome and includes:
- the LOC111045368 gene encoding zinc finger protein 570, with the protein product MVATCSAYNCSNRFKKGSDISFYHFPKDPDLRKKWIIATKRKDFEPSKWSKLCSEHFSTDAFQIRPNAFFKLLNPGAIPTIFEFPEHRKPKPTKKRRTIVKAQVPSNPQAADIDAAVQRSPNTLETDYPAGEKRMDAGNLNKDGESEEKPEWMGNSAETSQQGGVTLVNEESPENCNVEQPIEQELVTVKEKELEREAFVHAFEEVIVKEEYFIEEEEGDYEEETEGEGDENSARAMEESAVIGESHDPIGDENLETSKEDVVSVKEDYDDELFHQELIIKDEEFDIVWDMSQEEGNVEVKVEDEKEIREEEELIIKDEECEITCDYIEEAEEENEEDKVEEEKEIREGEDYDNDDDEFNDPLLEEHIDVCRDGSPFRCPVRNKEFSHNVHLKIHFRSHTGEKPYKCSICHKEFAHKSNLVIHERTHSGERPYICSICHKGFTRKTILNDHERTHSGEKPFKCSVCEKVFSQRGHLNVHERSHLGEKRHKYKCAICPKEFAQKSHLNLHERSHSGERPHICSICHEGFTQKKILDEHVRTHSGERPYKCLICHKDFAQRGTFFRHKLTHSGERLHKCPVCFKAFAQKSNLNIHERIHSGEKPYKCLVCNEAFSRKDSLNILRGKLTHEKYH